The sequence below is a genomic window from Cucumis melo cultivar AY chromosome 5, USDA_Cmelo_AY_1.0, whole genome shotgun sequence.
GAAACCAAACCCCTTTTTGATGGCTCTTCTTTAAAACAGGTCTCTCTCTTCGATTTCATAACTTATTATATGATTGCAGCTTCTTGAAAAAGTAATGATATAAAAACCTATGTTCATTTTTAAATACGAAAATTATGTGTTTTATCAAGAGGTTATGTTGTTAAAACTGTTGAAATActtaaaattatcttaattaattacactATCTGTTTGCAACTTTTTTGTTGTACTTGAACTCTACTCTACCTTTTACTTCGTACTTAATTCATCTTTTAACGATAAACAAGAGGAAGAACAAACAGATCGAAGGAGCACAAGATATTTCAACTAAGTCAATACATATATAGTACTCGTATCCTACTTTGTACTTATTCTATATTTTATTCTCTATTTTCTTTCATATTGTTGACAATGAATTGTTTTAAGTGAATGTGTCAATCTAGTTAACATATTTCAGTATATCTACTTATTCCATCACcctttagtttcttttttttttcttttttttttttttttttaaaaaaatatagtgaTTTATTATGGTATTAGAATAGAAGATTTGCATACCTCCACGAACGTTCATTTTCTCCTCTAATTAAACTTTTGGGTTGATCAATATTAACCTAGTGCAAAATTGATGCATTTTTTGCAGGTTACTGTTCAGGAAAGTTTGTCGGGAAAGAACGTGATATTGGTAATTTCTGGGTTGGATATCTCCAATGATGATCTAAAGGCTATTCATCAAGTTTACAGTGAATTGAAGACTAGAAACGCAAAATATGAGATAGTTTGGATTCCAATAATAGCAGAGCCTTATCAAGAAGAAGATCGAAAGAGATATGAATATTTGCGATCTATAATGAAATGGCATTCAGTAGAGTTTACTACAAAGATATCTGGGATGAGATATATTGAAGAAAAATGGCAACTTAGAGAGGATCCATTAGTTGTGGTATTAAACCCACAATCTAAAGTGGTATTTTCAAATGCAATTCATCTAATTCGAGTTTGGGGAACTGAAGCAATTGATTTTACAAATGATAGAGCCAAGGCTTTGCTAAGAAAAAGTTGGCCTGATTCCACTCTCCTCAAATTCACTCACCAACCAAGACTTCAAAATTGGGTATGTATACATTTTTTAATTCCTTCCtagttaaattataaaaataccTTGAAATGTCCCTTTTAACTTCTGaccttttcttttataaatatttcaaagCCACccttatatatatagaaaaaaatattttaatttgcaagaacttgaaaataattatatagagataataaaatttcatagtCGTATCTATCAGTATAGACAATTAATTAATAGCAATTCAGAAATATTTATCACCATTTATCGGTAATAGTCTAGCAATTAATGTAGTATCTATTCAATGATATTTTGTTGTATTAGGAAATaatttaattcattttattatatttgaagaCTACATCCCTCTCTCCCTATGtgtgtttatatataatttatttaggATATTATGTGGCATTTATTAGATAAGATGAGATTTCTATCTCAAAACCAAATGATAACAATTATGTATCTTTTGAGTTCGTATTTTAAGATCAGATTCCAATTATTTTTCATATCATTCAATGTTCATTTGCACTTAACAAGAGGTTCCATCTCAAAAAACCTATCGACTAAAAGTTGTAGCTATTGATCCAAGTATTTTATTACCAATGTGGCATACTCAATAAATGGAAAATTGGATCACTACCTAGTCAAGCCCACCACCATATATACATTCCTAAATTCTATatttcattcaaaatcttgatATTGTAACCATTTCAACGACCAACCACCAACTGTATTACGGAAACAGTTGACAGGGgtatttttctttataaataatttagCCTTCTCTGTTCTATTTTGGTTGTTTCTATTTGTTATCTGGGTTGTATTGATgtcttttttcactctttcaaaCAGATCAGGCAAGAGAAAAGCATCCTGTTCTATGGAGGAAAAGACTCAAAGTGGATCCAAGAGTTTGAAGAGAGGGCTGAAATTTTGAGAAGTGATCCTTTGATAATGGATGGAGGTTCATTTGAGATCGTACGTATTGGAAAAGATGCAATAGGAGAAGATGATCCATCACTCATGGCTCGTTTTTGGACAACACAATGGGGTTATTTTGTAGTCAAGAGCCAAATAATAGGGTCAAGTGCAAGTGAAACAACCGAAGACATTTTAAGATTGATATCATACCAAAATGAAGATGGTTGGGTTGTTCTAACTGTAGGATCAGCCCCAGTGCTGGTTGGCCGTGGGATTTTGATATTGAAATTACTTGAAGAGTTCCCCAAATGGAAGCAAAATTTGAGGATAAAGGCTTTCCCTGATGTGTTCAGAGACCACTTCAATGAATTGGCTCTAAAAAGTCATCAATGTGATCGAGTAATTCTACCTGGATTTAGCGGATGGATTCCGATGATTGTCAATTGTCCTGAGTGTCCTCGTTTCATGGAGACTGGTATTAGCTTCAAGTGTTGCCATGGAGGTGCTCACATGTGAAGGGGATTTAATTGAGTGAAAGGTGATCGATGGAACTCATGTCCATCTTTTTTTATGTcatactattattattactattactatatTACTAAGATCGAAAGAATATTCCATTTGGTTATTTCTATatgaatttatattaaaatctCGAGTCCATTAGGTCTCGTTGTTATCATTGATATGCTTTAATTTGTATgatttatattatttatgatatatataaaatgatcAATCAGATCTTTCCTAAATCTCAACGAGTATGTTATTTTGTTTGCTTGTCATTTGCattcttaaaaacaaaatgaaTATCTTAGTTGTGCTTATTGAACTTCTATTTATCTATAACttagaaataataaataatgctTATGAAAAGTGATTACACTTGTCAAGGGACGTAgtcttgaaattataataattagattcaaaatattagatgtaccaatattttaaaaaaattataaatatagaaaagtCGATAAAAATCTATTAATATGATGGAAGTCTATCGCTGGTAAATCATATCGTAAATAATATTAGTTTATCATGGATAGTTTATAAGAGTTTATTAGAAATAGAATAATATCATAAatcaattttgctatatttgtaatttttaaaattattatacaTTTTATCATTATCCCTAAAGTTGTTAACGTTATTTGGCATGTTTGATTTTGATGTTAAAATTTTTATACTTCACCTTTGTTTTACTATATAAAAATAACATATGGAAAACTATGTAGAAGACCCTATGTCAAGACAACAAGCAAAGTGTACCGTTGGAAGCAAATTAATGCAAGACTACAAAACCCAAAATTTGTGCAATTAGTGAAAGGATTAATAAGATGGGCTTGAGCAATCACCTATAGATTTGGTGATTTGATTCAAGAAATCTTAATGCacaataccttttttttttttttttttttttttgtccaagaACCCATATCTCTCGGTGATTAATTTGGAGATTACTCAGTGAATCTCCTCATCACACTTTTCGTATATATTTTAATGTTTTACTTCTTTTCTTTCGTAGttcattttatttctttcaatATAAGTTCCACCGTGCTAGTTAAATAGCAACATCTGTTGTATACATGAATTTGCAGTGAGTGTATACAAAAGTtttacatggtatcagagcttaGCACACAGGGAAAGATCATGAAAAAATATACCTCACAAGCAATTGTATTCTTATGCCCATCACAAAAGAATTGCTAACCATTCAATCCTTCTGTTATACTTTCTTTACCAATTCAGATTGTGAAACTAAACATGTTAATTCAGAATGCACAATTGAGAATAAATCAGAGAACAATAAAGGAGCAAGAACGCAACGATATATAGTGGTTCGACCAATTTGGTCTACATCCACTTTGAGAATCAGTTTGGAGGATTTTATTTAGAGCAAATGTGAAGAACAATTACAGAAATTTACAAATCAACAATCTGTAATTAAGAGGCAAACTCAAAATATACCATCAATCAAGAATGAGAGACCCACGGATGCTAGCTGAACTGAAAAACTAAGACCCGCTGAGCTGACCCCACAAAGAACGACGCTGACCGTCGACCGCCGCTTACAGACCAACGCTGCCCGTCGGAATAAACCCAGAAACCGACGCTGAAGAGATGCCGAAACAACACCCCGAAAAACCCGACGCCGCAGACCACCGAAAACACCTTCGACGATACCCGAAAGAACCGACGCCGCCTCTCGCTGTGAAGACCGACCTGTTGTCGGAAAAAATCTCGCCGCCGCGCCGATCAAGCTTACGCCGTCTTAAGCcatcactctctctctctctctatctgtGATGTTTTTCTGTCTTCAGACAAAAATCGGCTGCcccctctctttcttttttttcttgtcCTTTTCTTGTTgacctaaaagaaaagaagaagattgataTAATTTCAATTATGCCATTAGGCATAATTACTAATCTGCCCTCaatgtaaaagaaaaacctTATTTTTAACCtcttaaataatttgtcaatttttACACCTTCCATCAATGTTCAAGTTTGATATCCATCAAACTAAGCCGCTCCATTTGACCTGCTATGGGAATTACAAATCTTATATTTGGTAAAAAGTTTGCGAGTTGAACATCATCTCAATGATAGCTGTCCAACTGAAGAAAAAAACTCAGACAAGGAGGAATCAAgtgaaatcaataaaaaaaaaaaggctagCTCAACAATGATGGATTGCCCACTTCTTGGCTACTTGGCACCATCTAAGAGGAAGTTTTTGTTACATTGTCGTCCCACTTCCTTTATTAtatctatttattattttagattttagatttggttgttgaGACTGTTCGGCTGTTTGTTGTGATATCCCATCATTCTCAGACGATTTGGTTTGTTATTCTCAGTGCATAGTTCTTTCAGATTATTTGAATGATGAATGGTTGTTTTTTTGGGTGTTGATAGAAAAAGATTCTTCTTCATTATGTGTGCTTGTTGATATATTCTGAACGGTGGTAAGTTTCAGTGTGCGCTTTTCTAGAACATATGTGTTACGATACTGCATGCTAAGTATAAGAGATCAAAAAGCTATTCAAGGATGCTTCAAGCTATGAATATTTGCACGTGAATATTGATTAAGGGGAAGTGATCTTATTAATGTTATGACAATTGTAATTGCATGTACAATATAATTCTGATGTTTAAGTCATTTCATGGTCAGTACAGTGATCTATGTTTAGAGTGTTGTACCTTAGGTCATAACTTTGTAATGGTCAATTACTACACGAGCAAAATAATCTCTTATCATGGGCCTAAGGCCTCCAGATGTAGATGTTGTGTCATCGAACTAGGTTACTAAAGTTTTGTTGTGTTTGTTGTTTTCCTTATATACTTCCCTAGCTGACCTCTTAGTTATTAATGGTACAACTATAATTAAGTGTGTATTTCTCATTTGGTATCAGAATGGGTTACGAAGAAAGCTGCCTAAATGGATCAGATTCGTGAAGGAAACTCAACTACAAGACCTTTGGTTCTCGACGGAGAAAATTATGCCTATTGAAAATCAAGAATGCCTTCCTCAAATCACTCGACATCAAGTGTTGGAGAGCTGTGATATCTGGATGGGAGCACCAAACTGAGACAGATGAAGCTGTCAAAGTATCTTTCAAATTTGAACTTAAATGGTCACAGAAGATGAAACAATTGTGGGAAACTCCCGTGCCTTGAATGCATTTTTTAATGGTGTTGACCAATACgtgtttaaattaattaacacaTGGACATCTATAAAGGAAGCTTGGAATATATTATAAGTGGCCTACCTCCAAAGTGAAGATGTCACATTTATAGATTTTAACGTCGCGATTTAAAGCTCTCAAAATGTCTGATGATGTCCATGTTCTCGACATTGTGAATGAATCTTTTGCCCTAGGAGAAAAGATGGTAGATACCAAGCTAATGAGGAAAGTGTTGTGATCTCTTCCTCAACAGTTCAACATGAAAGTCACAGCTATAGAGGAGGTTAATGATGTTATCATAATGAAACTTGGCGAACTGTTCGCATCGCTGAAAACATTTGAACTAAACTTGGGGAAATGCAACTCCAAAAAGAAGTCTAGTATTGCATTTTCACAATATGCGAGGATAAGCCTTTAACTCCGAAAGAACATATCAACGAAGAATCCTCGGTTGAGTCAATTGCCCTGCTAACGAAATAAATGTCAAGACTTCGAAGTCAAATTCACAAACATATTGGGAGTTATAAAAACCACAACAATCTTGATTTTACTACATCCTCCTCATACTCCTAGAACTCCTCTGGTTCAAACAATAACCTCAGTTtgaacaaaagaaataaaaatgagaGAGGAGATAAAGAAGCTGCAATCTCTAAAAATGATAAAGGAAGCAGAAGTATCAAATGTCATGAGAGAGGAGACATTATCAAGTTAAGTATGCTACATTcttgaaaataaagaaaaaaagtttaatAGTTAACTTTTCTAACAATGAAGCTTCGTTTAGAAGTAAGTCTGAAGAATTTGGTAGCGCTTTTAACAATGTTACCGTAGAAAATGACTTGGTTAAAGAAGGTTGTTACAACGAGCAAAAGGAGTTTGCAATGAAAATTGATCAGCAAAGAAGTTTCTCGTGTGCTGCTTCAGTTAGAACTGATTTAATCAAGAAATGGGAAGAAGATCAAACTGTTTTGAGTCAACAGAAAGAAAGAATACACGTCATGATTGAGGAAAATCATCATTACTTATCCTCTATTGCAACActcaaaataaaattgaaagagGCTTGTCATGAGTTTGAATCTCTTTCTAAGTATGTCAAGATGCTCACAAGTTTAGACAATAGAATGGGGCTGGGATTCTCTGAAAATAGCTCTACCAGCACATCTTCTACGGTGTTTATACGAGCCTCCAGCATTGTTGACCACGAAACTGGTGTTTCGATAATCAAATAAGAAAAGCAGGCGATTaaaaataagagaaagaaatggaTTGGTCATTTCTGTGGAAGACCCAGACACATACGACCATTTTGTTATACATGGCTTTTACTCCAATAGAAAAACTGTCAGTAAAACGTTATATGTTCAACTCCCAAGACTGAATGGAAACCTACAAGAAGTAACAATGTGAATAGGTTTAATGTTGTACTTACCTATATTCATGCCTTAAGAGCTACAGACTGGTACTTCAACAGTGAAAGTTCCTGACATATGATTGACCCTACTGCTTTCTTTACTGATTTCAAGAAATGTAGCACTGAACATGTTATGTTTGGTGATGGAGTTAGAGGAAAGATACTCGACAAAGGATCCATTAATCAACCTGGTTTACCATATCTTCACGATGTGAGATTAGTCAAAGGATTATCTGTAAACTTGATTAGCATTAATAAGGTATGCAATCAAGATTTTTCGGTTAAATTCATTAAAGACGAATTTTTAGTATTTGATAAGGAAAACAAGGTTATTTTGAGTGGAACTTGGCTTTCTGCCAACTGCTATCACTGGGACTCAGAAATGTCAATTTGTAATATGTTAAAGTCAAATGAAGCTAACGTGTGGCATAGATGTCTCGGTCACATTAGTGTCTTAACAATTTGTAAGACTATTGGAGCATACGCAGTTCTGAGTATTCTAAtcttaaaatataatatttgtgATTTCTGTAATGGATGTCTTGTAGGGAAATTGATAAAAGCATCAAATCAGTTTACTAGTCAATGTGTACCTCTCGAGTTCTTGAACTCTTATACTTGGACCTAATGGGACCAATGCATATTGATAGCCTTGGtgaaaaatgatatatatttgtATGTGTTGATAACTTCTCCCAATATACGTGGGTAAAGTCCGTTTGAGAAAAGTCATAAGCTTTTAAAGTATGCTGAGCTCTATGGCTTCAGTTCCTGGCTCTGTGCCTTCTTCATCTCGGGTGCCTCCAGTGACTTCTGATGATTCACCTTTTCATCCTAAACTGGGCTCTGTTAATTCTAATATGTCTAGGGTTGACCAAAGTGGTCTTCACTCTTCTTGTCCATCCGTTGGTCCCCCTACACACTCTTCTGGTATTGCTCAGTCTGACCCTTTATTGATCCTCTTTCACCCTCTAATAGAAGTGTCAATCCTTCTACAACGATTTCCTCTATCGGGGCCATGGGGTCCTCTTCTGTTCCCAAAATGTCACGTCGTCCTCCCGTTAAAGATAAAAAAGTGATCACTACCAAGGATGGATGTTGTAAGCTACCACCAAATGTTCTCACAGTCACTATTAATGGTGTCTCTTTCCATTAGGAGGATAGTGTGCACAAGTGGAAATATGTTGTACAACGACACATTACAAATGAGATGAACATTTTGAATAAACATCAGCTCTACACCCGTATGATTGAACTCATTGGGCCTGCTGGTTTGCTAAAAATGTGTCAGATATTAGCCCCTTTCACCCTAGACTAATTTGGGAGTTGATTGTTAATCGCCCAACTGAGTTCAATGATCTTAGTGCCGCTGAATTTCAGAAGGTGTGCGTTCATGGGGTATGCTTCACTATCTCTCCTTTGCTTATCAATCAGTTTCTAGGCTTATCTGTGTCTGATGATCTTGTTATAAATTATTCGTCCTCTGAGCAACTGCTTGTGGAGTTAACTGGTGGCACAGTCTGTTTCTGGCCTATCGATATTTAACTGCCTACTGTGTCGTTGAGCATCAAGTATTCCATCCTACACAAAATAGGTATTGCTAATTGGATCCCTTCTACTCATGCTTCTACTATTTCTACTGCTCTCGGTCATCTTACACATTTGATTTGTACGGGGTCTAAAATAAATGTGGGGGAGTTTATGTTTCAACACCTATTGTGTCACGTGGATACGTTTGGCATCAACATCCTTATCTGCTTTCTCAATCTCCTCTCTACTTCTCTGTTGGCTCAGCACCCTTCCATCCTATCTGATATTGATGTGGTTGGCTTAGAATCGAGGACTATGGCACTAAGTTTTCAGCTGTTTTAAGGAGCTCATGTTTTGAATCTTCCTTTCGATTTCTGTCCTGCTCTTGGTGGGTCAATCTCTTATTTCTCTGATGCGTCTATTCCCCTTATTGGGTTGTTGCTTCCTACTTCAATAGTGTTTCGGGTTCTTTAAGTTTTGTCTGAGGAATTGAGTGCTCTTTCAAGTACTATACGAGATTTATCTGCCCGTTAGTTTGTTGTGGATCCATTACTGCAGGATCTTCAATGGTTGGTTCGCTTCTACTATTACTTTTGTGCCTCCTTCTTAGCTTTATTTATCAACAAGCAAGGAGGAGTATAATGTTggcttttgcaattttttatgaTCTGCTTGGCTTGTAATGTGATCTAAATGCATATGAATGATGGATATGGAGTTGCTGTGTTTATTTTTTGCATTGTGAATGATTAGTTTAATGAGTAGCTTCTTCTAGGCATGATATTTTTTACTTTGTGTTATGTGATTGCTTCTTCTGGTTTGCTTCTCTATTTCTTGGCTAGTTCTGGTCTCTCTATCTGTGTTTCTGACTGGcagtttgtttgtttcttggtTCATCGTTTGTTTTGTGCTTGTCTGCTCCAATAAAGAAAGCTAGTCTCAATGGGGAGTTTGTTATACTGTGTGGTCTCACTTCCTTTATtatatctttttattattttatattttagattttgttattgaGACTGTTTGGTTTGTCATTCTCAGTGCACAGTTCTTTCAGATTATTTGAATGAATGGTTGTTTTGGGTGTTGATAGAAAAAGATTCTTCTTGATTCTGCGTGGTTTGTGATATATTCTGAAGAGTGGTAAGTTTTAGTGTGCGCTTTTCTAGAACATATGTGTTACGATGCTGCATGCTGAATATAAAAGATCAAAAAGCTATTAAAGGATACTTCAAGCTAGGATTGCATGTGAATATTGATTAAGGGGGAACGATCTCATTAATGTTATAACAATTGTAATTGTACAATACAATTTTGATGTTTGAGTCAGTTCATGGTCAACACAGTGATCTATGTTTAGACTGTTGTACCCTTGATCATAACATTGTAATGGTCAATTACTACACGAGCAATATAATCTCTTATCATGGGTCTAAGGCCCTCTAGATGTAGATGTTGTGTCATCGAACTTGGGTTACTAAAGTTTTGttgtgtttgttttgttttctttaattatatGCTTCCCTAGTTGATCTCTTAGTTATTAACACACAATACATTATATGGTACAACTATAACTAATTGTGTATTTTCTCAGTTTCAATTGGGAGGGTAATTGGAAAAGAAGCAAGAAGTTTTTCTCCcaaattg
It includes:
- the LOC103502848 gene encoding protein SIEVE ELEMENT OCCLUSION B-like, producing the protein MATSLKAPTTAPMPLLHSKQSTNPKVELSTRHYSDDLVTGHIYAKHRDDDTTKIDLSSYISVIENIIGIADQITDNVHRGIEGRLVHPDAALTTSNVVIEPPLCILHRISSELSCKAPGIEKAHETTLQIFEILANYPWEAKAVLTLIAFATDYGDLWHLHHYSHVDPLAKSLAIIKRVASLKKHLDSLRYRQVVLNPKSLIQSCLQAIKHMNEIKEFSKYDAKELPELPSALRQIPLITYWVIHTIVAARIELSTYLSETENQPQRYLNELSEKMAIVLAVLEKHLIAIREQHEEVDLYRWLVDHIEHYHTDITLVLPKLLSGKPETKPLFDGSSLKQVTVQESLSGKNVILVISGLDISNDDLKAIHQVYSELKTRNAKYEIVWIPIIAEPYQEEDRKRYEYLRSIMKWHSVEFTTKISGMRYIEEKWQLREDPLVVVLNPQSKVVFSNAIHLIRVWGTEAIDFTNDRAKALLRKSWPDSTLLKFTHQPRLQNWIRQEKSILFYGGKDSKWIQEFEERAEILRSDPLIMDGGSFEIVRIGKDAIGEDDPSLMARFWTTQWGYFVVKSQIIGSSASETTEDILRLISYQNEDGWVVLTVGSAPVLVGRGILILKLLEEFPKWKQNLRIKAFPDVFRDHFNELALKSHQCDRVILPGFSGWIPMIVNCPECPRFMETGISFKCCHGGAHM